The sequence AGAAAAGCTCGCCGGAAGGAAAAGAATGACGCACGGCGGAGCTCCGAGAACGAATCCGTGACGGCGGGGAATGACGTGGGGAGAAgaggaaagaagaagaagaagaagacgatCGTGGAGGTTCCGGCGGTAGCGGACTCAAGGTGGAATCTTCCGGCAGCGGTGCCGGAGTTCAAGCTAAAAACAGGAGCCGCGGCCGCGGCAGATGAGTGGCCGCCGTGGCTGTTGGACGTCGCCGGCCACGCCATCCAGGATTGGAAACCACGACGTGCTAACACCTTCGAGAAGCTTGACAAGGTAATCGCggtcgattttttttttcttttttttaaaaaatttttggagcaaaagaaaaaaaaaagattatatTTTTTGCGTCAGTGGAAAGGTACTTCCTCTTGTTAGAAATGTACAATCCGAGGGAGCAAGCATTTCATGTGCTTTCTTGGGAACATGAAACTTTAAAGTTGTTGTATGATGCAATGATGTAATGCTATTTCTTGGGAAaagaattatatatttttccttGTCAATGTAGTTGTGGAGTGCTACAGATCTTGAATTAAAGTGTTCTTTTGCATTTTTTTCTTTGCCTTTTGTAAAACTGAATAGTTTAGGCATTGGATTGTATTGATCTTATAAAAGTTTATGTTGAAAATAGAAAAGAAGAAAGCGGCTTCTTCGTGCTTGTATTGAATTTGAAGTTTTCGGAGTGTTTTGGATTTGTTTCAGATTGGCCAGGGAACATACAGCAATGTGTACAAGGCCAGGGACTTGATCACTGGGAAGGTAGTGGCTCTTAAGAAAGTAAGGTTTGATAATTTAGATCCCGAGACGGTAAGGTTTATGTCGAGAGAAATACTCGTGCTGAGAAGGCTAAATCATCCCAATGTAATTAAGCTCGAAGGCTTGGTTATATCCCGAATTTCTTGCAGTCTTTACCTTGTTTTTGAGTATATGGAGCATGATCTTGCTGGCCTTGCTGCTGTCCAGACTGTCAAGTTCACCGAACCTCAGGTAAATAACTCTACAAGGAAATAAAAAGGTTCTTGTTTTTATATTTGTGTTTTGTGTATATTGGATGGGTTTAATCAGGCAGCATTGAGTTAAATGGTTCACAAATTTTAATGTATCTGTTTGGCATCGAGGAACGACTTATCTTGTATTTATTTAATGTCGAATGAGAATGTTATGTGTCAtccattttgatttttttgcttCCATATCTTAAGGTAGTCCTAATTACATCGTGCCTTCTGGTTTTGAGGTGACTGAGGCATTTGGATTTTTTGATGAGGTTCATATTGGGTTTGCATCATGTGCTTTTTGGATGCTACTGATTGACCTTTCTTGATCATTGGCCCCAAATTCTAAAAGTTAAGGTGGCCAATTCTTTCTACTGGTAAATAGAGTATCAAAGGTGATAGACATTGCTTGCGCCGTCATTGAACATACTTACACATTTAACAACTTGCGTTTGTCCTTTTGTAGAAGTAAACCACTATTCTATTTCTCCCAAGTGGTGATTGGAGCATCCTGCGGGATTGGTGACCACTTTGTGCGACGAACAAATCTAATTTCCCTTAATGATGCCAAATATCTTGGATATGAATCCTTTTTTAGTTCAAGTAAAATGCTATGACATTGCTTATACATTTTCCTTCTCTGGTATTTGCATCAACTAGAGTTCTTGTCAAAAGCTGGATAAGTGAAACTAGTTCAAACGAGTGTTTTTCGTTTTCCGAAGTATATTATCAAGAACAAGGATTTAGGCTTCATTTAGTTGGCCTTTGATTTCTTTATGTCTCCTGGTACAGATCAAATGCTATATGAAACAATTACTTTCTGGTCTTGAGCATTGCCACGACAATGGTGTCTTACACCGGGACATTAAGTGCTCGAATTTACTTATAGACAATGAAGGGATCTTAAAAATTGCCGATTTTGGGTTGGCTTCTTTCTTTGATCCTCAACTGAAGAAACCTATGACAAGCCGAGTAGTCACACTATGGTATCGTCCTCCAGAGCTTTTACTAGGGGCAACTTATTATGGAGTTGGTGTCGATTTGTGGAGTGCTGGCTGCATTCTGGCTGAGCTGCTTTCTGGGAAGCCAATATTACGGGGTCGGACAGAGGTACTTCTGTAAACgagtttaataataaaataccATTATCATTCACTCAAAAACGAAAGAGAAAAAAAACCATACCATTCTCGTGAATTAAATGTGTGAACTCGTTAAAGGCATATCTCCAACGTCATATTTCCATTAtatgtttattatttattttttgtaggTGGAGCAACTGCACAAAGTGTTCAAACTTTGTGGTTCTCCATCCGATGATTACTGGAAGAGATCAAGATTTACGAATGCAACTCTTTATAAACCTCAGCAACCTTATAAGCGATGCATAACCGAGACCTTTAAGGATTTTCCATCATCGTCTCTGGCTCTTCTAGAAAATCTTCTTGCAATCGATCCTGATGCCCGAGAGACAGCCACTGCAGCATTAAATAGCGAAGTAAGTTATTTCGAGTCAAAATGGGTAAAAAAAGTTTGCTATATAGCTTTGTGAAGCATATTTGTGATATGGCTCTCTTTTTTGTATATACATGTTAATAATTTTTCTTGGAATCTCGAGCATTATTGTCATTAATTTTTTGAGGGGAatgatatttttgttttgacCAGTTTTTCGCCGCTGAACCACATGCCTGTGAACCGTCGAGCTTACCTAAGTTTCCTCCAAGCAAAGAAATGGATATCAAATTGAAGGATGAAGAAGCCAGGAGGTGCTTTTTCTTGATTATTAAATCTTTAAACTGTACTTTTGCCATAGTAATGTGCTACAACATGTTCTTGTGTAGGCAACGAGGTTTAGGTCGGAAACCTCATGTTACAGATGGTAATAGAAGAACGAGAGTACGTGACAAAGTCAGCCGTGCAATGCCAGCTCCACAAGCAAATGCGGAGCTACAAACCAATTTAGATGTATGTAGACTCTTTTATCCCTACGATTCATTGTCACACTCCATATTTCTTGTTACTGCATTAAGGAAGTCGAGGAAGAAAAGGAAGGAAATATATGGGTTGGCTTTATTGTGTTGCTCGGCGTATAAAACTCGAAATATTCCAACTTTATGTATCTTGGtattttccattttcttcttaTTGTGCTGTGATATTGTTGAATATCTTTCAAGAACTCATTCACGCGCACGCGATTATCTTATCTATGTTGATCGTCCAATGATTTATCTTGTGCAGAGGCTGAGATTTATGTCTGATATTAAAGCCAAGAGCAAAAGTGAAAAATTCCCACCACCACACCAAGATGGAGCAGTTGGTCACCCTCTCAACTCATCTCAAATAGGTCCCGAATCATTCTCAGGAGCAGATGCCTCATTAAGTTCCTCCATTTTCGAGACAAAGCCATCAAGATCTTTCCGGGACCTTGCATCAAAAAGTGCAGCATCTGCAAGGAGGAAAAAGAAGAAGGAAGAGCCTCATAGAGCTCCTCCACGAAGATTTATCAATGCGTTGTATCCGTCTTCCATTAGTTGGTCGACGGAGTTCATGTTCAGGAGCAGGCGAGCAGCATAAATCCATCAAAGGTAGAGATGCAAGCTCTCTGAAAATTTTTGGGAAGTCATGTGTAATCTTTTATTTGCGttctcataaaaaaaaaatagcaaacaattttcaatcCTATATTTGGTGTACAGTCCTGATTTCTATGGTTCTGAGGATAATTATTGTGACTATGGCTACCGCGATTCATATATGTTTAGCCCATTTTCATAACGATCTTTTGTTTTGGGGACTGGGGTGATCAGATTGAATGTTTAACAAGACGGGCACATTAATTTTCATCCCCATTTTTAGATTCATGAATTTTTTAACTTAAATCAGAATTAATCTTATCTAAAATGAAGTATAAATAAAGATTATCGTAAATATAAGATAAATGGAAGATTGAATTATCTAGacagaaaattaattttatccatataattaattatttatataacatGTTATGTTTTCAATATAGCAAGGAAAATTTGCACGCAAGATTTGTGGCAAAACAATTGCAATTCCTTGATATTCGACAATTTGGCATGACAGCCGAGTAAATGCACCACAATATGGAGAAGTTAAAAGCCTTCAAAACACTGTGTTTTcttgaataaaacaaatcacCAAAATAGCACCAATATATTGGCACATTCTCTTTCTTTACAGAACCTTATTTCCGGACGATTTTTCTTTCTGGTTTACAATGCTGACCGGCTCGTCGCCGGTCATGGTCCAAAAGGATGGATAGGTGGATGAGAAAACAAGAAAGAACTAATGGAGGAGTAAGAGAAATTTGGACTAAAGAAATGTAGAAACATTAGAAGCTTTTTGTTCCTAGTAATTCTCAAGCAGTTGCTGCCAAGGAACTTGATCTGTAACATGCCCTCTTTGCAGCACGAACAATGTCGTCGACCTGACATAAAGTGACAGAGATCGAGAATCAGATGGGGGAGGTATAGAGAACATCAAAGAGCATAAGCAGAGTATATCGCGTATTAACTGACATTTACAAATCATATATAGTATCGCCTTTCATTTGGTTGAATTTTACCTTCTTATCTCTAATTTCTCATGGACAGACTAATAaggaataaaaaaaatccaCCAGAGATCATTTGTGCAAAGTCTCATGAATCATGATCTTGCAAGTGCAAACGAATCATTACAAATGCAGTTGCAGAAGCTTATGCTACATATAAACACTCACCTTACTCTTCTGCCATCCGTTATTTTTAATACTGCCATGTCCAAGTCTAACTCAGCAAtctaaaaacccaaaaaaaggCATTGTTGTTTGCAAATATTAAGGTTTGTTTTACATTTTTTAAATTCCTGTCTTGGATATTTAGGAGATCAAAGCATATCTTTCTGTCATTTTTCAATAGCATAACCTACTCGATAGAGAAATTTCTcaatcctttttcttcacaataGAATATGCTACAACCACAGTTATATATGCCCAATGCACAAGAAGAAAGCGGAGGAGCAAACCTGTGGGACAGCCATTCTTTCAAGATTTGCAGCATAGGGCATGGGAACATCAGCACCACAAATCCTCTCGACAGGTGCATCAAGATACTCAAAGCTATCTTCAAGAACCGAAGCACTGGAAATATGAATTAGGAATAAAATTAGTATACATGATGAAAAAGAGATGGAAAATATATTGATATAGAAAGAAGCTGACCAGATCTCTGCGCCAACACCATGTTGAGGGTATCCTTCTTCGACAGTCACAAGCCTATTGGTTTTCCTAACTGAAGCATTGATTGTGGATCTATCAAGAGGGCGGATTGACCGAAGATTTATCACCTGCAAAAACAAAAGGAACGTAACAAAACTAAAATTCAGAGAACTACACACGATAAAGACACGAGGGGATTTCTTTCACTTACCTCAGCCCTGATTCCTTCCTTTGCAAGAATATCAGCAGCctatacataatacataatcgATCAACATCAATTCCAGATACAAAATCCAAAGAGACCGATATTGCAAATTTGCAAATAATATTATACAACATGATGCATTCAATCAAACAAATACTTCCAGTTTCATTGACATATAACAATATGTCTGGAAGTAATCTACAAACTTCTTAGTTATTGGTTATAGAAGTGTGTTAGTCATTAAAGACTGCATCTATGACTCAACTTAAAAATGAACAAACTTATGCTGTGACAGGGATATTGTTGATACAAGAAACAAAACTGGCATTCTAGCCATATTGCAGAGGATTGTTTATAGGAAGCACTTTTGAGCTTTTCCTTCAcaattttgtgaaagaaaagctCCAAAGTGCTTCCTAGAAACAATCTCAAACACTACCGATATAACATTAACTAGTGTTGCAACTTGAAGTCCTAAAATCTCCACAAGTTTTGAGTAAACCAAAGCACAAAGCCCAATTCAAAAGCAAATCATATATCAATTGCAACTTGCTCATTCAGAACGACAGACCTGAAGCGAATAGTCAACCATCCTTGAGAAACAAGTTATAGTTACATCCTTTCCTTCACGTTCGATCTGCCAAAAATTTGACGAGTCAGGAATATACATGTGTGAGAGCCGGTAAAGCCATGTTGAGGTTTACCTTAGCTTTTCCAATAGGAAGGCAGAAACTGGAATCAAGAACTTCGGCGGAGACAGGAAATGATGAACCATATCTGGAAAAGAAATAAATCCATGACATAAATTAGATATAGACTGAGATTGATACAGATATCAAAATCACAAGCATCGATGTAACTCACAGCAATTCATTTTCTAGGAATACAACAGGGTCTGGATCCCTGATGGCAGCTTTAAGTAGACCTCGAGCATCTTCTGCAGAATATGGTGCCAGTACCTTTAATCCTGGACATGAACCATACCATGCTGCATAGCACTGAAAGGATGCATAAGCTCAGAGATAGAACAGTAACTAGGTACAGTGTAGCAAGATTTCTTCCTAAATCAGATAATGTCAGAAGTGACAAACCAACAAAGAACAACTCATTTCACATAAATTTCATTTACGAGTTCAATTCAAATGTGCCAAAAAAAATCCTTCATAAATTCCTGTTCCCGGTAGAAAGAAACTACTGGTATCACAGCTCAGGAAGCACTGCAACGTCAAACATAATAGAAAATACCATGTTTATCACAGAACAACTACTTTGCAGGCTCAAGTTGTGGCAGCATAGGTGAATGCTCAGAAGTACAATAACGAAAACATTAATTTAAATCCGATGGAGATTCTTCGCACCCTTCATCAAAGGGGTAACGTTTCTTTCAGCAACCCATGAGAATTTAACCTGG comes from Henckelia pumila isolate YLH828 chromosome 4, ASM3356847v2, whole genome shotgun sequence and encodes:
- the LOC140866215 gene encoding probable serine/threonine-protein kinase At1g54610 — its product is MGCVLGKTIFGQRKARRKEKNDARRSSENESVTAGNDVGRRGKKKKKKTIVEVPAVADSRWNLPAAVPEFKLKTGAAAAADEWPPWLLDVAGHAIQDWKPRRANTFEKLDKIGQGTYSNVYKARDLITGKVVALKKVRFDNLDPETVRFMSREILVLRRLNHPNVIKLEGLVISRISCSLYLVFEYMEHDLAGLAAVQTVKFTEPQIKCYMKQLLSGLEHCHDNGVLHRDIKCSNLLIDNEGILKIADFGLASFFDPQLKKPMTSRVVTLWYRPPELLLGATYYGVGVDLWSAGCILAELLSGKPILRGRTEVEQLHKVFKLCGSPSDDYWKRSRFTNATLYKPQQPYKRCITETFKDFPSSSLALLENLLAIDPDARETATAALNSEFFAAEPHACEPSSLPKFPPSKEMDIKLKDEEARRQRGLGRKPHVTDGNRRTRVRDKVSRAMPAPQANAELQTNLDRLRFMSDIKAKSKSEKFPPPHQDGAVGHPLNSSQIGPESFSGADASLSSSIFETKPSRSFRDLASKSAASARRKKKKEEPHRAPPRRFINALYPSSISWSTEFMFRSRRAA
- the LOC140862057 gene encoding pyruvate dehydrogenase E1 component subunit beta-1, mitochondrial — encoded protein: MLGIIRQRVACKGNPAPVSLEQGIRVIASMAFSSSAKEMTVREALNSALDEEMSADPKVFLMGEEVGEYQGAYKISKGLLDKYGPERVIDTPITEAGFAGIGVGAAYYGLRPVIEFMTFNFSMQAIDHIINSAAKSNYMSAGQMSVPIVFRGPNGAAAGVGAQHSQCYAAWYGSCPGLKVLAPYSAEDARGLLKAAIRDPDPVVFLENELLYGSSFPVSAEVLDSSFCLPIGKAKIEREGKDVTITCFSRMVDYSLQAADILAKEGIRAEVINLRSIRPLDRSTINASVRKTNRLVTVEEGYPQHGVGAEICASVLEDSFEYLDAPVERICGADVPMPYAANLERMAVPQVDDIVRAAKRACYRSSSLAATA